A portion of the Oxynema aestuarii AP17 genome contains these proteins:
- a CDS encoding CP12 domain-containing protein, producing the protein MMKAQEIMTRDVITIRGSATVAEAVKLMKDKNLRALVVKRRHDEDAYGIVTETDIVYKVAAYGKDPKKVRVFEIMTKPCIVVNPHLGIEYVARLFANTGIRRAPVIDGQLMGIISVTDILRNSDFVEKPKSTLLQQELDKAIAEARAICSEKGATSKECAAAWDAVEELQAEASHQQALKPTKSAFEEYCEENPEAAEARVYDV; encoded by the coding sequence ATGATGAAAGCCCAAGAAATCATGACTCGTGATGTCATCACCATTCGCGGTTCTGCAACGGTAGCTGAAGCCGTCAAGCTCATGAAAGACAAGAATTTACGGGCTTTAGTGGTCAAGCGGCGCCATGACGAAGATGCTTACGGAATCGTCACGGAAACGGATATCGTGTATAAAGTGGCGGCCTACGGTAAAGATCCGAAAAAAGTCCGCGTTTTCGAGATCATGACCAAACCTTGTATCGTGGTCAATCCTCACTTAGGGATCGAGTATGTCGCGCGCTTGTTCGCCAATACGGGAATCCGTCGCGCTCCGGTCATCGACGGTCAATTAATGGGGATTATCTCGGTCACGGATATCCTGCGCAATAGCGATTTTGTCGAAAAACCCAAGTCAACTTTATTACAACAGGAATTAGACAAAGCTATTGCCGAAGCGCGTGCCATTTGCAGTGAAAAAGGTGCTACCTCTAAGGAATGTGCTGCCGCCTGGGATGCGGTGGAAGAGCTGCAAGCGGAAGCCTCGCACCAACAAGCTCTCAAACCGACGAAATCGGCGTTTGAGGAGTATTGTGAGGAAAATCCAGAAGCGGCGGAAGCGCGAGTTTACGATGTATAA